One Lactobacillus sp. ESL0785 DNA window includes the following coding sequences:
- a CDS encoding peptide ABC transporter substrate-binding protein, translating to MKRQALAVLVASLAAVTLTGCSQKSNSTSGKAKQEITLMQTSDLLSLDTSEHADVPTWNTLENSMEGLYKANSNNQPAPAMATKVVKPTNGGLTYTFHLRKDAKWSNGDPVDAQDFVTSWQRSISPNSKSGYNYIFSGIKNADEIIAGKKPVSQLGVKALNDHTLQVQLAHPMPYFNKMMVMPAFFPENRTALKKFKTRYGTKSQYLYYNGPFKVTQWNGSSDSWVLKPNKYYYAKKQIHLTALKYLVVKDANTAHELFDQHKLDDATITGVTAKELQGDKALLHERKAGNYYLRVNLRNGRPLTNVKMRQALNLVLDRQALTKKILADGSLPATTFTAKDLAIDPTTKMDFAKETSTNTTLNIAKAKKLWQAGCQESHLTKTINLEILGDDQTITKNVAEFLQDSLQKNLPKVKVTIRNIPEKASSSESQAGKFDLGQTFWLADFSDPISFMGILTSNNPQNRGKYNDAKFNKMYQKATLASSSKEYWQIMRKMQKHLNQTMPVIPLYQMVESHLVNSKLVGVLRHPVGEDDYTRAYLK from the coding sequence ATGAAACGACAAGCATTAGCAGTACTAGTAGCGAGTTTGGCAGCAGTTACTTTAACTGGCTGCAGTCAAAAAAGTAATTCAACTTCAGGTAAGGCTAAACAAGAAATTACATTAATGCAGACTAGTGATTTGTTATCATTGGATACATCAGAGCATGCTGATGTACCAACTTGGAATACTTTAGAAAATTCGATGGAAGGCTTGTATAAGGCTAATAGTAACAATCAACCAGCGCCAGCGATGGCAACTAAGGTAGTAAAGCCAACTAATGGTGGTCTAACCTATACTTTTCATTTACGTAAAGATGCCAAATGGAGTAATGGCGATCCCGTTGATGCCCAAGATTTTGTTACTTCGTGGCAACGTTCGATTTCTCCTAATTCTAAATCAGGCTACAATTATATTTTTTCTGGAATTAAAAATGCTGATGAAATCATCGCGGGAAAGAAACCGGTTAGTCAATTGGGGGTTAAAGCATTAAATGATCATACTTTGCAAGTTCAATTAGCACATCCAATGCCGTATTTTAATAAAATGATGGTAATGCCGGCCTTTTTCCCAGAAAATCGTACAGCTTTAAAGAAGTTCAAAACGCGTTATGGTACTAAATCACAATATCTTTACTACAACGGTCCATTTAAGGTAACACAGTGGAATGGCTCTAGTGATAGTTGGGTCTTGAAGCCTAATAAATATTATTATGCCAAAAAGCAAATTCATTTAACAGCGTTGAAATATTTGGTGGTTAAAGATGCTAATACAGCTCATGAATTGTTTGACCAACATAAGTTAGATGATGCAACAATTACGGGAGTAACTGCTAAAGAATTGCAGGGCGATAAGGCATTGCTGCATGAGCGTAAAGCAGGTAATTATTATTTACGGGTTAATTTACGTAATGGGCGACCATTGACTAATGTTAAGATGCGGCAAGCATTAAATTTAGTTTTAGACCGGCAGGCATTAACTAAAAAAATATTAGCTGATGGGTCGCTGCCCGCTACTACTTTTACAGCTAAAGACTTGGCAATAGACCCAACTACTAAGATGGATTTTGCTAAAGAAACCAGTACTAACACAACTCTTAATATTGCTAAGGCAAAGAAGTTATGGCAAGCTGGGTGCCAAGAGAGTCATTTGACTAAAACAATTAATCTTGAAATTTTAGGTGATGACCAAACGATTACTAAGAATGTTGCCGAATTTTTACAGGATTCGCTGCAAAAGAATTTGCCTAAGGTTAAAGTAACAATCCGTAATATTCCTGAAAAAGCTTCGTCTAGTGAATCACAGGCTGGTAAGTTTGATTTAGGCCAAACATTTTGGCTGGCGGATTTTTCTGATCCAATAAGTTTTATGGGCATTTTAACGAGTAATAATCCTCAAAATCGTGGCAAATATAATGATGCCAAATTTAATAAAATGTATCAAAAAGCTACTTTAGCCAGCAGTTCTAAGGAATATTGGCAAATAATGAGAAAAATGCAAAAGCATCTGAATCAAACAATGCCGGTCATTCCACTCTATCAAATGGTTGAAAGTCATTTGGTTAATTCAAAATTAGTAGGTGTTCTGCGTCATCCAGTAGGTGAAGATGATTATACGCGGGCTTATTTAAAATAG
- a CDS encoding phosphoketolase family protein, translating to MAVDYDSQEYLKSVDAYWRAANYLSVGQLFLMSNPLLKRDLKASDVKPKPIGHWGTISPQNFIYAHLNRVIKKYNLDMFYIEGSGHGGQVMVSNAYLDGSYSERFPDIKQNEEGMAKLFKRFSFPGGSASHAAPETPGSLHEGGELGYSLSHGTGAILDNPDVIAAVEIGDGESETGPLATSWFSDKFINPVKDGAVLPILQINGFKISNPTIVSRMTDEELTKYFEGMGWHPYIISAYNGGEFNGYKDHMQVHEEMAKLMDTVIEEIKAIQKHARENNDATLPHWPMIIFRVPKGWTGPKFDLDGNPIENSFRAHQIPIPVEQDDMEHKDMLIDWLKSYKPEELFDENGAPTEIVKQNMVHGDQRMAMNPITNGGKDPKRLALPDYRKYALKFDKPGSVEAQDMAEWAKYLSEVANLNPDTFRGFGPDETKSNRMFKLLDDQKRQWEEPIHDPNDENLAPSGRIIDSQLSEHQDEGWLEGYVLTGRHGFFATYEAFGRVVDSMLTQHMKWLRKAKEQYWRHDYPSLNFVATSTVFQQDHNGYTHQDPGILTHMYEKNRPDLVHEYLPSDTNSLLAISQKALTERECINILVTSKQPRPQWFSIDEATKIAQHGLSYIDWASTDHNAKPDVVFASTETEPTMESLAAIDILHKEFPDLKMRYINVIDIMKLMNTKDNPDAISDEEFDQLFPSDVPVIFAWHGFKAMMQSIWFGRKRSNIHIHCYEEEGDITTPFDMRVVNELDRFHLAKDAVLSVPRLADKSAGFVAKMDSLLAKHHQYIRDNGKDMPEVTEWKWTGLN from the coding sequence ATGGCAGTTGATTACGATTCACAAGAATATTTAAAGAGTGTTGATGCATATTGGCGTGCAGCCAATTATTTATCTGTTGGACAGCTTTTCTTAATGAGCAATCCACTATTAAAACGCGACTTAAAAGCCAGCGATGTTAAGCCTAAGCCAATTGGTCACTGGGGCACAATTTCACCACAGAACTTCATTTATGCTCATTTAAACCGAGTAATTAAGAAGTACAACTTGGACATGTTCTATATCGAAGGTTCAGGTCATGGTGGTCAAGTAATGGTTTCTAATGCCTACCTTGACGGCTCATATAGTGAACGCTTCCCTGATATCAAGCAAAATGAAGAAGGTATGGCTAAGTTATTCAAGCGGTTCAGTTTCCCAGGTGGTTCAGCTTCACATGCGGCTCCCGAAACACCGGGTTCGTTGCATGAAGGTGGTGAGTTAGGTTATTCACTCTCACACGGTACAGGTGCAATTTTGGATAATCCAGACGTCATTGCTGCTGTTGAAATTGGTGATGGTGAGTCAGAAACCGGACCACTAGCAACTAGTTGGTTCAGCGATAAGTTTATTAACCCAGTTAAAGACGGTGCAGTGTTGCCAATTTTACAAATTAATGGGTTTAAGATTTCTAATCCAACCATTGTTTCGCGAATGACTGACGAAGAATTGACCAAGTACTTTGAAGGCATGGGCTGGCACCCATACATTATTTCTGCTTATAATGGCGGCGAATTTAATGGTTACAAGGACCACATGCAAGTTCACGAAGAAATGGCTAAGTTAATGGATACTGTGATTGAAGAAATCAAGGCAATCCAGAAACATGCTCGTGAAAATAATGATGCTACTTTGCCACACTGGCCAATGATTATTTTCCGTGTACCTAAGGGTTGGACTGGTCCGAAGTTTGACCTTGATGGCAATCCAATTGAAAACTCATTTAGAGCACACCAAATTCCAATTCCTGTTGAACAAGACGATATGGAACACAAGGATATGCTGATTGACTGGCTTAAGAGTTATAAGCCAGAAGAATTGTTTGATGAAAATGGTGCACCAACTGAAATAGTTAAGCAGAACATGGTTCACGGCGATCAAAGAATGGCAATGAACCCAATTACTAATGGTGGTAAAGACCCTAAACGTTTGGCTTTGCCTGATTACCGTAAGTATGCTTTGAAGTTTGACAAGCCAGGTTCAGTTGAAGCTCAAGACATGGCTGAATGGGCAAAATATTTGAGCGAAGTTGCTAATTTGAACCCAGATACGTTCCGCGGCTTTGGTCCAGATGAAACCAAGTCAAATCGGATGTTTAAGTTGCTTGATGACCAAAAGCGGCAATGGGAAGAACCAATTCATGATCCAAATGATGAAAACTTGGCTCCAAGTGGTCGGATTATTGATTCACAATTATCTGAACACCAAGATGAAGGTTGGCTTGAAGGCTACGTTTTAACTGGTCGTCATGGTTTCTTTGCAACTTATGAAGCCTTTGGTCGCGTGGTTGACTCAATGTTAACCCAACACATGAAGTGGTTGCGTAAAGCAAAAGAACAATATTGGCGTCATGATTATCCATCGTTAAACTTTGTTGCTACTTCTACTGTGTTCCAACAAGATCACAATGGCTATACCCACCAAGACCCAGGTATTTTGACTCATATGTACGAAAAGAACCGTCCAGATTTAGTTCATGAATATTTGCCATCAGATACTAACTCACTGTTGGCAATTTCACAAAAGGCCTTAACTGAACGTGAATGTATCAACATTTTGGTTACTTCTAAGCAGCCACGGCCACAATGGTTCTCGATTGATGAAGCAACTAAGATTGCGCAGCATGGGTTGTCATATATTGACTGGGCTTCAACTGATCATAATGCTAAGCCAGATGTTGTCTTTGCTTCAACTGAAACTGAACCGACAATGGAATCACTGGCTGCAATTGATATTTTGCACAAAGAATTTCCAGATTTGAAGATGCGTTACATCAATGTGATTGATATCATGAAATTGATGAATACTAAGGACAATCCAGATGCAATTTCTGACGAAGAATTCGATCAATTATTCCCAAGTGATGTACCAGTAATCTTTGCATGGCACGGTTTTAAAGCAATGATGCAATCAATCTGGTTTGGTCGCAAGCGCAGCAATATTCATATTCACTGCTACGAAGAAGAAGGCGACATTACAACACCATTTGATATGCGGGTTGTTAATGAACTTGATCGCTTCCACTTGGCTAAGGATGCCGTTTTGAGCGTACCACGTTTAGCTGACAAGAGTGCCGGCTTTGTTGCTAAGATGGATAGTTTGCTTGCTAAGCACCACCAATATATTCGTGATAATGGTAAGGATATGCCAGAAGTTACTGAATGGAAATGGACTGGCTTAAACTAA
- a CDS encoding GntR family transcriptional regulator, whose amino-acid sequence MADFVYRTVMHDIKQNILNNKYEGMRLPDERSLAEHYQVSRSSMKRAMELLSQQGIVFKKRGSGTFINPLYLKNQSLFRYEGSNLGLTDSLKVPGKQQKIKLLDFHVVKTPESIAQDLFLNKNDFVYEFRRLRLMDNQPFLIETGYVPIKIVPELKPQHLKNSLFNYLEDTQNKVVTKAYLNITVASSSEEDQKRLQLQPVEPVGVMAGIFFLDDGTPFEFSTMRIHYKYMRFNTFVNLNK is encoded by the coding sequence ATGGCAGACTTTGTTTATCGGACAGTGATGCATGATATTAAGCAGAACATTTTAAATAATAAATACGAGGGGATGAGGTTGCCTGACGAGCGCAGCTTGGCCGAACACTATCAAGTTAGCCGTTCATCAATGAAGCGGGCAATGGAATTGTTGTCGCAACAAGGAATTGTCTTTAAAAAACGCGGCAGTGGCACGTTTATTAACCCACTTTATTTGAAAAATCAGTCCTTATTTCGCTATGAAGGTTCTAATTTGGGCTTAACCGATAGTTTAAAGGTTCCCGGTAAACAGCAAAAAATTAAGTTGCTTGATTTTCACGTTGTTAAGACACCTGAAAGCATCGCTCAAGATCTATTCTTAAATAAAAATGACTTTGTCTATGAATTTCGCCGTTTGCGATTAATGGATAATCAACCTTTTTTGATTGAAACAGGTTATGTACCAATTAAAATTGTACCTGAATTGAAACCGCAGCATTTGAAAAACTCATTGTTTAATTACTTAGAGGATACTCAGAATAAGGTTGTGACCAAGGCATATTTAAATATTACGGTTGCATCTTCAAGTGAAGAAGACCAAAAGCGGCTTCAACTTCAGCCAGTTGAACCAGTTGGGGTAATGGCCGGCATCTTTTTCTTAGATGATGGGACACCGTTTGAATTTTCAACGATGCGGATTCATTATAAATACATGCGGTTCAATACCTTTGTTAATTTGAATAAATAA
- a CDS encoding proline iminopeptidase-family hydrolase has translation MTTGSRILTLDNGFHLFTRTVGEGNIKLLCVHGGPGSNHEEFENFAEQLAPAHVQVSMYDQLGSFYSDQPDFSDPANQKYLTIDYYLSELEEVRQKLGLDNFYLLGHSWGGILAQEYALKYGKHLKGLIIMSMIDNIPEYIKNINYLRKQMFPEFEVNYMEEVEKDGRFDDPKYNELVAKLYKVYVTRHPENDGHHTVSTRATAVYNYFQGDNEFVMTGTLKDWDHRSKTHKITNKTLLTFGDHDTMPLAAAERMHHEIKHSRFVLTPDGGHCHSVDNPQAFFQTLRQFLTDVENGRF, from the coding sequence ATGACAACAGGAAGTAGAATTTTAACTTTAGATAATGGCTTTCATTTATTTACTAGAACTGTAGGTGAAGGAAATATTAAATTATTATGTGTGCATGGCGGTCCCGGCAGCAACCATGAGGAATTTGAAAATTTTGCTGAGCAGCTAGCTCCCGCTCATGTTCAAGTTTCAATGTATGACCAATTAGGTTCGTTTTATTCTGACCAACCAGATTTTTCTGACCCTGCTAATCAAAAGTATTTGACAATTGATTATTATTTATCTGAGTTGGAGGAAGTTCGGCAGAAATTAGGCTTAGATAATTTTTATTTATTAGGTCATTCTTGGGGTGGAATATTGGCCCAAGAATATGCATTGAAATACGGCAAGCATCTTAAGGGCTTAATTATCATGAGCATGATTGATAATATTCCAGAATATATTAAAAATATTAATTATTTGCGTAAGCAAATGTTTCCTGAATTTGAAGTTAATTATATGGAAGAAGTTGAGAAAGACGGGCGGTTTGATGATCCCAAATATAATGAATTAGTTGCTAAACTGTATAAGGTATACGTCACGCGGCATCCAGAAAATGATGGTCACCATACTGTTTCAACTAGGGCCACTGCTGTTTATAATTATTTTCAAGGTGACAATGAATTCGTGATGACGGGTACTCTGAAAGATTGGGATCACCGCTCGAAAACTCATAAAATTACTAACAAAACACTACTTACTTTTGGCGATCATGATACGATGCCATTAGCTGCCGCTGAACGAATGCACCATGAAATTAAACATTCACGGTTTGTATTAACTCCTGATGGCGGTCACTGTCATAGTGTTGATAATCCGCAGGCATTCTTTCAGACTTTGCGACAATTTTTGACAGATGTTGAAAATGGTCGATTTTAG
- a CDS encoding nucleoside transporter C-terminal domain-containing protein: protein MGLIGIAAVLGLLYWASFDRKHIDYKSIIYLFITEIVILFLILKTTVGSWMLKGLAGSLNIISVSSSKGVNFVFGDLKNPAAASQFFLDVLLPLIFICALIELLQYLRILPFIIKYVGKVLKKLFHIDEINAFTILSYPFVSNGVFVPFKDQMKEMAPNQLFTLSIYTLSNTTVTMIASYMHIIKSEYIIVALVLNLFTSIIVAKIVAPYDISKVNYEISTKNTNKKSLITRLIDSMNLGFRLAINISVSIIGFVALITFVNIIFKSVCGKTLTALIGYVCAPVAFLMGIDPHAMVSAGTVLATKAFTNIFVAINQINMHTVPVKTQAIVSVFLISFANLPNLGTTLGIMHTMVDEEHGEAIASHALRLFLVATGVSIINGALAGLFYSF, encoded by the coding sequence ATGGGATTAATTGGAATTGCAGCTGTACTTGGTCTGTTATATTGGGCAAGTTTTGATCGCAAGCATATTGACTATAAGTCGATTATTTACTTATTCATTACGGAAATTGTTATTTTATTTTTGATTTTAAAAACAACTGTTGGTAGTTGGATGCTTAAGGGATTGGCGGGCAGCTTGAATATTATTAGTGTTTCTAGCAGCAAGGGAGTTAATTTTGTTTTTGGCGATTTAAAGAATCCAGCGGCTGCTTCACAATTCTTCTTGGATGTTTTGTTACCATTAATTTTTATTTGTGCCTTAATTGAATTACTGCAGTATCTGCGAATTTTGCCTTTTATTATCAAGTATGTTGGGAAGGTTCTTAAAAAGTTGTTTCATATTGATGAAATTAATGCCTTTACCATTTTGAGTTATCCGTTTGTCAGCAATGGTGTCTTTGTGCCCTTTAAAGACCAGATGAAAGAAATGGCACCTAACCAGTTATTTACGTTATCAATCTATACGTTGTCTAACACAACGGTCACGATGATTGCTTCTTATATGCATATTATTAAGTCGGAATACATTATTGTCGCCTTAGTGTTAAATTTATTTACGTCAATTATTGTCGCTAAGATTGTTGCTCCCTATGATATTAGTAAGGTTAATTATGAGATTTCAACTAAAAATACCAACAAAAAATCACTGATTACACGGCTAATTGACAGTATGAATCTTGGTTTTAGATTGGCAATAAATATTTCTGTTTCGATTATTGGCTTTGTTGCTTTAATTACATTTGTTAATATTATCTTTAAGTCGGTTTGTGGAAAAACGTTGACTGCCTTGATTGGTTATGTATGTGCACCTGTAGCCTTTTTGATGGGAATTGATCCTCATGCCATGGTCAGTGCTGGAACAGTGCTTGCAACCAAAGCTTTTACCAATATTTTTGTTGCAATTAATCAAATTAATATGCATACAGTACCAGTTAAAACACAGGCAATAGTTAGTGTCTTTTTAATTTCGTTTGCTAATTTACCTAATTTAGGAACGACTTTGGGTATTATGCATACCATGGTTGATGAAGAACATGGTGAAGCAATTGCCAGTCATGCGTTACGTTTATTCTTAGTGGCAACCGGTGTCAGCATTATTAACGGTGCCTTAGCCGGATTATTCTATTCATTTTAA
- a CDS encoding DeoR/GlpR family DNA-binding transcription regulator, with translation MSQEQRLHEIKQMLIQQNHLITRDLADHFNISFDTARRDVIRLVSTGQAIRVHGGVINNNYDDDVPFLTRNHIDSPIKTKMAEMAKRFIHPKQCDFIGPSTTLKKLCQLISGTNLQIVTNSIDNSLELMRTEFPEVIMLGGTVNKEHRFNYSLAALDLLKRTSFNTAFVGTANVKNDGIYLPKINDAELIRTAASRAKRVIVVAEKHKFNNPKVTPYLAVPLDQIDVVITDEPLSDDIRQNFAKTTQIIPVLRK, from the coding sequence ATGTCACAAGAGCAAAGACTACACGAAATTAAACAAATGCTAATCCAGCAAAATCACCTAATCACTCGTGATTTAGCTGACCACTTTAATATTTCATTTGATACAGCAAGACGCGATGTTATCCGGCTAGTCTCAACTGGTCAGGCAATTCGCGTTCATGGCGGGGTAATCAATAATAACTATGATGATGACGTACCATTTTTAACGAGAAATCACATTGACTCACCCATTAAAACAAAAATGGCAGAAATGGCTAAGCGTTTTATTCATCCTAAGCAATGTGATTTTATTGGACCATCGACAACATTGAAAAAACTATGTCAATTGATTAGTGGCACTAATTTACAGATTGTTACTAATTCAATTGATAATTCCCTTGAGTTGATGCGCACAGAATTCCCTGAAGTAATTATGCTAGGCGGCACAGTTAATAAGGAGCATCGCTTTAATTACTCTCTTGCTGCCCTTGATCTATTAAAACGAACTAGTTTTAATACTGCCTTCGTTGGTACCGCCAACGTTAAAAACGATGGTATCTATCTACCGAAAATTAACGATGCAGAATTAATTAGAACGGCTGCTTCCCGAGCAAAACGGGTAATCGTAGTCGCCGAAAAGCACAAGTTTAACAATCCTAAAGTTACGCCCTATCTGGCTGTTCCTCTCGATCAGATTGACGTTGTCATCACTGATGAACCATTGTCTGATGACATTCGGCAAAATTTTGCCAAAACAACGCAAATTATTCCAGTACTAAGGAAGTGA
- a CDS encoding metallophosphoesterase gives MTKQINILTTTDIHGFIANQGQSPALALQGLKQQYPNSLLMDSGDFFVGNPLTTFFCDQKHISPLVEYANRVGYDVMIPGNHDFDHGLTYLQTQVKHLQADYVCCNVFSGNGSLIFPPFTIKQIAGIKVGIIGLLTSRMAMISDYDVTTGVIVKDALPELQKQVALLRDQVDLVVVGYHGGIERDLITQRETNYATGEDETFKLVSQTPGIDGFSCGHQHRINHGRINDTLVVQGGYQGQCFGRMSFTFDDQKQITERKEEIIMTNTLPAVSNNFYDEAEYQNWLAEPLNLDYLVAFLQHKFARQDMGIFINLQGKTRREVIASFTIPYGVRIYHLNNSEYQAFCQQDWTFKIEHFAPGAQDFVILTNSYQVPEYRLTEQFVDNIFDEYSYYLKKHN, from the coding sequence ATGACTAAGCAAATAAATATCTTAACAACAACGGACATTCACGGTTTTATTGCTAATCAGGGCCAATCACCAGCTTTGGCTTTACAAGGATTAAAGCAGCAATATCCTAATTCATTATTAATGGATAGTGGTGATTTCTTTGTAGGTAACCCATTGACAACTTTCTTTTGTGATCAAAAACATATCTCACCACTGGTAGAATATGCTAATCGTGTTGGTTATGATGTTATGATTCCTGGAAATCATGATTTTGACCACGGTCTTACTTACTTGCAGACGCAAGTTAAACATTTACAGGCAGATTATGTTTGTTGCAATGTTTTTTCAGGAAATGGTAGTTTGATTTTTCCACCTTTTACAATTAAGCAGATTGCAGGTATTAAGGTTGGCATAATTGGCTTATTAACAAGCAGAATGGCAATGATTAGTGACTATGATGTGACAACAGGAGTTATTGTAAAAGATGCGTTACCTGAATTGCAAAAACAGGTAGCGCTTTTACGTGATCAGGTTGATTTAGTCGTAGTTGGTTATCATGGCGGCATTGAACGTGATTTGATAACTCAACGTGAAACAAATTATGCAACTGGTGAAGATGAAACTTTTAAGTTGGTTTCACAGACACCGGGAATTGATGGCTTCAGTTGTGGACACCAGCACCGAATTAATCATGGACGAATTAATGATACTCTGGTTGTTCAAGGTGGCTATCAGGGACAATGCTTTGGCAGAATGAGTTTTACCTTTGATGATCAAAAACAGATTACAGAACGTAAAGAAGAAATTATCATGACGAATACTTTGCCCGCTGTTTCTAATAATTTTTATGATGAAGCTGAGTATCAAAATTGGTTGGCAGAACCACTGAACTTGGATTACTTAGTTGCATTTTTGCAACATAAATTTGCTAGGCAAGATATGGGTATTTTTATTAATTTACAGGGGAAAACACGGCGAGAAGTCATTGCTTCATTTACAATTCCTTATGGTGTTCGTATTTATCATTTGAATAATTCAGAATATCAGGCATTCTGTCAACAAGATTGGACGTTTAAGATTGAACATTTTGCTCCGGGTGCACAAGATTTTGTTATTTTGACGAACTCTTATCAGGTTCCAGAATATCGGTTAACAGAACAATTTGTTGACAATATTTTTGATGAATATTCATATTATTTAAAGAAGCATAACTAA